In Nocardia sp. BMG111209, a genomic segment contains:
- a CDS encoding NAD(P)/FAD-dependent oxidoreductase encodes MSTIPATASVVVAGAGPTGLTAAIALADAGVEVVLLDRLAEGENTSRACVIHARTLEVLSAYDVAAELCERGLVVPGFSFRDGNRVLARLSFDRLPTPFPFTVMLGQNDTEAVLLRRLERAGGRVHRHCEVTGVTQDDRAVTVEYRDADGTPGTIRADYVIGADGMHSHTREAAGIGFTGDSYAESFVLADVRMSWPDPRTEATLTLAPQGLAVVAPLPDEHGDRYRVVATVTATPPEHPDRDSVQDIIDDCRPGSGATVTEVMWSSRFRVHHRLADHYRAGRIFLAGDAAHVHSPAGGQGMNTGIQDGAALGALLARVLRGESATLLDEYERTRRPIALGVVAFTDRMTRLATIRSTTGRALRNTAIRTAARVPALRRAQAFRLAELNAR; translated from the coding sequence GTGAGCACCATTCCCGCCACCGCATCCGTCGTCGTCGCAGGGGCCGGGCCGACCGGCCTCACCGCCGCGATCGCCCTCGCCGACGCCGGCGTCGAGGTCGTCCTGCTGGACCGCCTCGCCGAGGGGGAGAACACCTCCCGCGCCTGCGTGATCCATGCCCGCACCCTCGAGGTGCTCAGCGCGTACGACGTCGCCGCGGAGCTGTGCGAACGGGGTCTCGTCGTCCCCGGGTTCAGCTTCCGCGACGGCAATCGGGTGCTGGCCCGGCTCTCCTTCGACCGGCTCCCGACACCGTTCCCGTTCACGGTGATGCTCGGGCAGAACGACACCGAGGCCGTCCTGCTGCGGCGGCTCGAGCGGGCCGGCGGCCGGGTGCACCGGCATTGCGAGGTCACCGGAGTCACGCAGGACGACCGTGCCGTCACCGTCGAATACCGCGACGCCGACGGCACGCCCGGCACGATCCGCGCGGACTACGTGATCGGCGCGGACGGGATGCACAGCCATACCCGGGAGGCGGCGGGTATCGGCTTCACCGGGGACAGTTACGCCGAATCGTTCGTCCTCGCCGATGTGCGGATGAGCTGGCCCGACCCGCGCACCGAGGCCACCCTGACCCTGGCGCCCCAGGGCCTGGCAGTGGTCGCGCCGCTACCGGACGAGCACGGCGACCGCTATCGCGTGGTGGCGACCGTGACCGCCACCCCGCCGGAACATCCGGATCGCGATTCCGTGCAGGACATCATCGACGACTGCCGTCCCGGTTCGGGCGCCACGGTGACCGAGGTGATGTGGAGTTCCCGGTTCCGGGTCCACCACCGGCTCGCCGACCACTACCGGGCGGGCCGGATCTTCCTGGCCGGCGATGCCGCCCATGTGCACAGCCCGGCCGGCGGCCAGGGCATGAACACCGGCATCCAGGACGGCGCCGCCCTCGGCGCGCTACTGGCCCGGGTGCTGCGCGGCGAATCCGCGACCCTGCTCGACGAGTACGAGCGGACCCGCCGCCCGATCGCGCTCGGCGTGGTCGCCTTCACCGACCGGATGACCCGGCTCGCCACCATCCGGTCGACGACCGGAAGGGCATTGCGCAACACCGCGATTCGCACCGCGGCCCGGGTTCCGGCGCTACGCCGGGCCCAGGCGTTCCGCCTGGCCGAACTGAACGCGCGCTGA
- a CDS encoding glycosyltransferase family 39 protein, translating to MTNSGFQGGTLVLVTMSDAAPRVRSIAAPVRFGGIGVTVLAVFTAVILTIPGLRYDYFGDELYFIAAGSRPAVAYADQGALLPLLARFADLIAPGSAVTLRMPGIVMAALAVIVCAAIAYEFGGGPRAQLLAGIAYATSPLALTQAAQLSTFSLDATLQAATVWLLIRWIRTRRDRLLILAGLLAAIDIQVKWLVPVTWCCLLAGLAVAGPRTLLMRRAHWLGALVFAAGAAPDIWWQATHGWPELAMSRVIGAEQDAAGGGPLACLPQIIGLAGLLGGLLGGWGLWQLFRWEPLRPYRFLLVTALSMIAVVLIGHGRPYYVGGLMPAVFAAGAVGLSALDHTRWRCWIRLGTLTAVAGSLAIIVTLLAALPLPRSWARDPITSPGEFALRSDLYGPAGWQELVAGVAGVYRTLPADERAHTVLVAQNYWQAGALAKFGGRYGLPATYSPNRGYGFFGPPPDIATTVLYIGLDSATPALRHQFDTVTLSGRLDDPLGYPGVNRKVAIHTCRWPTAAWPVLWPAMRQLTLPLGI from the coding sequence TTGACCAATTCCGGGTTTCAGGGGGGAACATTGGTTCTCGTCACCATGTCCGACGCCGCGCCGCGCGTCCGATCCATTGCCGCGCCCGTGCGGTTCGGCGGCATCGGCGTCACGGTTCTGGCCGTATTCACCGCGGTGATATTGACCATTCCGGGTCTGCGCTACGACTACTTCGGCGACGAGTTGTACTTCATCGCGGCAGGCTCGCGGCCCGCCGTCGCCTACGCCGATCAAGGCGCGCTGCTACCGCTGCTCGCCCGATTCGCGGACCTGATCGCGCCGGGATCGGCCGTGACGCTGCGAATGCCGGGAATCGTCATGGCCGCGCTCGCCGTGATCGTCTGCGCGGCGATCGCCTACGAATTCGGCGGCGGTCCGCGCGCCCAGCTACTCGCCGGAATCGCCTACGCCACCTCGCCGCTCGCGCTGACCCAGGCGGCACAATTGAGCACCTTCTCCCTCGACGCCACCCTGCAGGCGGCGACGGTCTGGTTACTGATCCGCTGGATCCGCACCCGCCGGGACCGGCTGCTGATCCTGGCCGGGCTGCTCGCGGCGATCGATATCCAGGTGAAATGGCTGGTCCCGGTGACCTGGTGCTGTCTGCTCGCCGGACTGGCGGTGGCCGGGCCCCGCACGCTGCTGATGCGCCGGGCCCACTGGCTCGGCGCGCTGGTGTTCGCCGCCGGCGCCGCGCCCGACATCTGGTGGCAGGCCACGCACGGCTGGCCGGAACTGGCGATGAGCCGGGTGATCGGCGCCGAGCAGGACGCCGCCGGCGGCGGGCCGCTGGCCTGTCTGCCGCAGATCATCGGCCTGGCCGGGCTTCTCGGCGGACTGCTCGGCGGCTGGGGGCTGTGGCAGCTGTTCCGCTGGGAACCGTTGCGGCCCTACCGATTCCTACTCGTCACCGCGCTGTCGATGATCGCGGTGGTGCTGATCGGGCACGGGCGGCCGTACTACGTCGGCGGGCTGATGCCCGCGGTGTTCGCCGCGGGGGCCGTCGGCCTGTCGGCCCTCGACCACACCCGATGGCGCTGCTGGATCCGGCTCGGCACGCTCACCGCGGTCGCGGGCTCACTGGCGATCATCGTGACGCTGCTCGCGGCGCTGCCGCTGCCGCGGTCGTGGGCGCGCGACCCGATCACCTCGCCGGGCGAGTTCGCGCTGCGCTCGGATCTCTACGGTCCGGCCGGCTGGCAGGAGCTGGTCGCGGGCGTCGCCGGGGTCTACCGCACGCTGCCGGCCGACGAGCGCGCCCACACCGTCCTGGTCGCCCAGAACTACTGGCAGGCAGGCGCACTCGCGAAGTTCGGCGGCCGCTACGGCCTGCCCGCGACCTACAGTCCCAATCGCGGTTACGGCTTCTTCGGCCCGCCCCCGGACATCGCCACCACCGTGCTCTACATCGGATTGGACAGCGCCACACCGGCATTGCGGCACCAGTTCGACACCGTGACGCTGTCCGGCCGGCTCGACGACCCGCTCGGCTATCCCGGGGTGAACCGCAAGGTCGCGATCCACACCTGCCGGTGGCCGACCGCGGCCTGGCCCGTCCTGTGGCCGGCCATGCGGCAGTTGACCCTGCCGCTGGGCATCTGA
- a CDS encoding metallophosphoesterase → MTCCGPTRRRMLGALAATAAALPVLSLTGTGPALARGSVVATDLEVVTVTDTTVILTWTTRTFDGVPVAADTEVSLAPADSTAPPGLVHSDPEPTPYHYAEIRGLEPGRAYRFEARSGGVRAAPAANLVTARPGTPETLGVVSTLVPPPGRYLRTLALSNDVHIGETVAGLIKQNLPPGIGQETGLPPYPEVMLDALLDDLRRPDRGVHHLLVAGDLTAEARPEQVATVRSRLDGWGAAGRDWFAVRGNHDRPHIGDDYRACTSNTDAAHHDCWGDRFAARGVLAEHKVGGLRLLGLDTTELDIAGGSIEPEQLDRLRTLLAADPDRPTVVYGHHPVTSESGATNMSGMDFILDRADAAAVQSLYRTAPGVFLHHAGHSHRNRRTRPDLPIPVDFLEVGAVKEYPGGYAALRLYEGGYMLNFYKTRTENAKRWSTRSRGEYLGLEPEYTLGTTADRNYVVTRDLSGLTAA, encoded by the coding sequence ATGACCTGCTGTGGACCGACCCGCCGCCGCATGCTCGGCGCACTCGCGGCCACCGCCGCGGCCCTGCCGGTACTGTCGCTGACCGGAACCGGCCCGGCGCTCGCCCGGGGTTCGGTCGTCGCCACCGATCTCGAGGTGGTCACCGTCACCGACACCACGGTGATCCTCACCTGGACCACCCGCACCTTCGACGGCGTGCCGGTGGCGGCCGATACGGAAGTGTCTCTGGCACCGGCCGATTCGACCGCCCCGCCGGGTCTCGTCCATTCCGATCCGGAGCCGACGCCGTACCACTACGCCGAGATCCGGGGCCTGGAACCGGGCCGCGCCTACCGATTCGAGGCCCGCTCCGGCGGGGTGCGCGCGGCGCCCGCCGCGAATCTGGTGACCGCGCGGCCCGGCACCCCCGAAACCCTCGGCGTGGTCAGCACTCTGGTGCCGCCGCCCGGCCGATATCTGCGCACCCTCGCGCTGTCCAACGACGTGCACATCGGCGAGACGGTGGCCGGGCTGATCAAGCAGAACCTGCCGCCGGGCATCGGCCAGGAGACCGGGCTGCCGCCGTACCCGGAGGTCATGCTCGACGCCCTGCTGGACGACCTGCGGCGGCCCGACCGCGGGGTCCACCATCTGCTGGTGGCCGGCGATCTCACCGCCGAGGCCAGGCCGGAACAGGTCGCCACGGTCCGATCGCGGCTGGACGGCTGGGGCGCCGCCGGACGGGACTGGTTCGCCGTCCGCGGCAACCACGATCGCCCGCACATCGGCGACGACTATCGCGCCTGCACATCGAATACCGATGCGGCCCATCATGATTGCTGGGGCGATCGATTCGCCGCGCGCGGCGTGCTGGCCGAGCACAAGGTGGGCGGGCTGCGCCTGCTCGGTCTCGACACCACCGAACTGGACATCGCCGGCGGCAGTATCGAGCCCGAACAGCTCGACCGCCTGCGCACCCTGCTCGCCGCCGACCCCGACCGCCCGACCGTCGTCTACGGTCATCACCCGGTCACCAGCGAATCCGGCGCCACCAACATGAGCGGTATGGATTTCATCCTGGACCGCGCCGACGCCGCCGCGGTGCAGTCGCTGTACCGGACGGCCCCCGGGGTCTTCCTGCACCACGCCGGTCACAGCCACCGCAACCGCCGCACCCGCCCCGATCTGCCGATCCCGGTCGACTTCCTGGAGGTCGGCGCCGTGAAGGAGTACCCGGGCGGTTACGCCGCGCTGCGCCTGTACGAGGGCGGCTACATGCTGAACTTCTACAAGACGCGGACCGAGAACGCGAAACGCTGGAGCACCCGCAGCCGCGGCGAATACCTCGGCCTGGAGCCCGAATACACCCTCGGCACCACCGCCGACCGCAATTACGTTGTGACGCGGGACCTCTCGGGACTCACCGCCGCCTGA
- the argS gene encoding arginine--tRNA ligase, producing MTPADLADLLRATAAKVLVERGSDPTVLPDEVKVERPRNPEHGDYATNLAMQVAKKAGLNPRELATALAAALATADGIETAEVAGPGFLNIRLAAAAQGAIVARILAEGADYGGADSLGGTRINLEFVSANPTGPIHLGGTRWASVGDALGRILAAQGADVTREYYFNDNGAQIDRFANSLVAAATGQPTPEDGYAGAYIEEIAGTIVAAHPQAPELPAGERHELFRREGVELMFAHIRQTLHEFGTDFDVYFNESSLFASGAVEQAVAQLKTSGKLYEKDGAWWLASTEYGDDKDRVVIKSDGTSAYIAGDIAYFQNKRGRGFDLCIYMLGADHHGYIGRLKAAAAAFGDDPDTVEVLIGQMVNLVRDGRSVKMSKRAGTVVTLDDLVEIIGVDAARYALVRSSVNSGIDIDLDLWTKQSNENPVYYVQYAHARTSAVARNAAEFEFAGVAADYGLLTADEEGELIRTLGEYPAIVAGAAALREPHRVARYLEELAGAYHRFQTNKTLRILPKDDDPVTPVNAARLELVGAARQVLANGLGLLGVGAPERM from the coding sequence GTGACTCCAGCTGACCTTGCAGATCTCCTTCGCGCTACGGCCGCGAAGGTGCTTGTCGAACGCGGATCGGACCCCACGGTCCTGCCCGACGAGGTCAAAGTGGAGCGCCCGCGCAATCCCGAGCACGGCGACTACGCCACCAATCTGGCCATGCAGGTGGCCAAGAAAGCGGGCCTGAACCCGCGTGAGCTGGCCACCGCGCTCGCCGCGGCGCTGGCCACCGCCGACGGTATCGAGACCGCCGAGGTCGCCGGGCCCGGCTTCCTGAACATCCGGCTGGCCGCGGCCGCACAGGGCGCGATCGTGGCCCGGATCCTCGCCGAGGGGGCGGATTACGGCGGCGCCGACAGCCTCGGCGGCACCCGGATCAACCTGGAGTTCGTCTCCGCGAATCCGACCGGCCCGATCCACCTCGGTGGTACCCGCTGGGCCTCGGTCGGCGACGCGCTGGGCCGGATCCTGGCCGCGCAGGGCGCGGATGTCACCCGGGAGTACTACTTCAACGACAACGGCGCGCAGATCGACCGGTTCGCCAACTCGCTGGTCGCCGCCGCGACCGGGCAGCCGACGCCGGAGGACGGCTACGCGGGCGCGTACATCGAGGAGATCGCGGGCACCATCGTCGCCGCGCATCCGCAGGCGCCGGAACTGCCGGCCGGCGAGCGGCACGAGTTGTTCCGCCGCGAGGGCGTCGAGCTGATGTTCGCGCACATCAGGCAGACCCTGCACGAGTTCGGCACCGACTTCGACGTCTACTTCAACGAGAGCTCGCTGTTCGCCTCGGGCGCGGTCGAGCAGGCCGTGGCGCAGTTGAAGACGTCGGGCAAGCTGTACGAGAAGGACGGCGCCTGGTGGCTGGCCTCCACCGAATACGGCGACGACAAGGACCGCGTGGTCATCAAGAGCGACGGCACCTCCGCCTATATCGCCGGTGACATCGCCTATTTCCAGAACAAGCGCGGCCGCGGTTTCGACCTGTGCATCTACATGCTCGGCGCCGACCACCACGGTTACATCGGCCGGTTGAAGGCCGCCGCGGCCGCCTTCGGCGACGATCCGGACACCGTGGAGGTGCTGATCGGCCAGATGGTGAATCTGGTCCGCGACGGCCGCTCGGTCAAGATGAGCAAGCGGGCCGGCACCGTGGTCACCCTGGACGATCTGGTCGAGATCATCGGCGTGGACGCCGCGCGCTACGCGCTGGTCCGCAGTTCGGTCAACTCCGGTATCGATATCGATCTGGACCTGTGGACCAAGCAGAGCAACGAGAATCCGGTGTACTACGTGCAATACGCGCACGCCCGTACCTCGGCCGTGGCCCGCAATGCCGCGGAATTCGAATTCGCCGGTGTCGCAGCCGATTACGGCCTGCTGACCGCCGACGAGGAGGGTGAACTGATCCGCACCCTGGGCGAGTACCCGGCGATCGTCGCGGGCGCCGCCGCGCTGCGCGAACCGCACCGGGTCGCACGCTATCTGGAGGAACTGGCCGGCGCGTACCACCGTTTCCAGACCAACAAGACGCTGCGCATCCTGCCGAAGGACGACGATCCGGTGACCCCGGTGAACGCCGCCCGGCTGGAGCTGGTCGGCGCCGCGCGGCAGGTCCTGGCCAACGGCCTCGGGCTGCTCGGTGTCGGTGCCCCGGAACGCATGTGA
- a CDS encoding extracellular solute-binding protein, whose translation MRGKMTAAVLAALAVLAATTACAGSGGDRILVYSGEHEALAQAWARAFTAATGITVTLRIGDDTDLGNQIVSEGADSPADVFLAADAPAIAQVDHAGRFAGLDRDTLAQVPEGYRSADGTWTGTAARTAAFVYDPARVPADRLPVSLLELAQPQWRGRWTADTAGADFREVVAAVLAQQGEEATRAWLQGVKAGVVVAQNPGAAMAGVDTGRSDGALVFADHWFRDRAGTDATDPDRSAAAEHSGRTALYRFESPDPGAFVSISGAGVLKSSRNRTAAQQFVRFVTGRSGQQLLADPAALEYPVAADLPAAPVLPPLDPRAPRVDPATVDDVRVTRLISEAGLS comes from the coding sequence GTGCGAGGAAAGATGACGGCCGCGGTGCTCGCGGCCCTGGCGGTGCTCGCGGCGACCACGGCGTGCGCGGGATCCGGCGGCGATCGGATCCTGGTCTACAGCGGTGAGCACGAGGCCCTGGCGCAGGCGTGGGCGCGGGCCTTCACCGCCGCCACCGGCATCACGGTCACGCTGCGCATCGGGGACGACACCGATCTCGGGAATCAGATCGTCTCGGAGGGGGCGGACTCGCCGGCCGACGTGTTCCTGGCCGCCGACGCCCCGGCGATCGCGCAGGTCGACCACGCGGGCCGGTTCGCCGGTCTGGACCGGGACACCCTCGCTCAGGTGCCCGAGGGATATCGGTCCGCCGACGGCACCTGGACCGGGACCGCCGCGCGCACCGCGGCTTTCGTCTACGACCCGGCGCGAGTGCCGGCCGACCGGCTGCCCGTCTCGCTGCTGGAGCTGGCGCAGCCGCAGTGGCGTGGCCGCTGGACCGCCGACACCGCCGGCGCCGACTTCCGGGAGGTGGTCGCCGCGGTGCTGGCACAGCAGGGCGAGGAGGCCACCCGCGCCTGGTTGCAGGGGGTGAAGGCCGGGGTGGTCGTCGCGCAGAATCCCGGCGCGGCCATGGCGGGTGTGGACACCGGCCGATCCGACGGCGCGCTGGTCTTCGCCGATCACTGGTTCCGCGACCGGGCCGGCACCGACGCCACCGATCCCGATCGGTCCGCCGCCGCGGAACACAGCGGTCGCACCGCTCTGTACCGGTTCGAGTCGCCGGATCCCGGCGCGTTCGTCTCGATCTCCGGCGCCGGTGTGCTGAAATCGAGCCGGAACCGAACTGCCGCACAGCAATTCGTGCGCTTCGTGACCGGCCGGTCGGGTCAGCAACTGCTGGCGGATCCGGCCGCGCTGGAATATCCGGTGGCGGCGGACCTTCCGGCCGCTCCGGTGCTGCCGCCGCTGGATCCCCGTGCGCCCCGGGTGGATCCGGCCACCGTGGACGATGTCCGGGTCACCCGGTTGATATCCGAGGCGGGGTTGTCGTGA
- a CDS encoding DUF3105 domain-containing protein encodes MPNTSAKSAKAIRAAAKSSPSRKAGGGGAKLPDKRQIPWPTIGAAVVIIALIAALAVYLVPMYQKKADAEKFTPTAQKKDPSLQIPGVVTKEYKGALHVSATQRVAYDQSPPFGGPHDASWADCTGKVYGKAIRTENAVHALEHGAVWIAYNPDKVAGGALDTLKQQVQGKPYMLMSPYPGLDSAVSLQSWGHQLKLGDADDKRVGEFISALRLNQYGVYPEVGADCANPTFNVDNPPPFDPTPPGPTAIPMDGKGLNQDQTELSGGAGGGIPGLPGGIPGLPGMPGVPGGVPGQPGQPVPAQPVPAQPAPAEPGANQ; translated from the coding sequence ATGCCGAACACCAGCGCCAAATCGGCCAAGGCGATTCGCGCCGCCGCGAAATCGTCACCTTCGCGCAAGGCCGGCGGCGGCGGGGCCAAGCTACCCGACAAGCGTCAGATCCCCTGGCCGACCATCGGCGCTGCCGTGGTGATCATCGCGCTGATCGCCGCGCTGGCGGTCTATCTGGTACCGATGTACCAGAAGAAGGCCGACGCGGAGAAGTTCACCCCGACCGCGCAGAAGAAGGATCCCTCGCTGCAGATCCCGGGCGTGGTCACCAAGGAGTACAAGGGCGCGCTGCACGTCAGCGCGACCCAGCGGGTCGCCTACGACCAGAGCCCGCCGTTCGGCGGTCCGCACGACGCCTCGTGGGCCGACTGCACCGGCAAGGTCTACGGCAAGGCCATCCGCACCGAGAACGCGGTGCACGCACTGGAACACGGCGCGGTCTGGATCGCCTACAACCCGGACAAGGTCGCAGGCGGCGCGCTCGACACGCTGAAGCAGCAGGTACAGGGCAAGCCCTACATGCTGATGTCGCCGTATCCCGGCCTGGACTCGGCGGTCTCGCTGCAGTCCTGGGGTCATCAGCTGAAGCTCGGCGACGCCGACGACAAGCGGGTCGGCGAGTTCATCAGCGCGCTGCGGCTGAACCAGTACGGCGTCTATCCCGAGGTGGGCGCGGACTGCGCGAATCCGACCTTCAACGTGGACAATCCGCCGCCGTTCGATCCCACCCCGCCGGGACCGACCGCGATCCCGATGGACGGCAAGGGCCTCAACCAGGATCAGACCGAGCTCAGCGGCGGCGCGGGCGGCGGCATCCCGGGGCTGCCCGGTGGCATTCCCGGGCTGCCGGGCATGCCGGGTGTACCCGGCGGCGTCCCCGGTCAGCCGGGCCAGCCCGTACCGGCCCAACCGGTACCGGCGCAGCCCGCACCGGCCGAGCCCGGGGCGAATCAGTAG
- a CDS encoding DUF305 domain-containing protein, giving the protein MTDDDVTTAAPGHPAGRQRTALLVLAAVGLLLAGFAIGLIARIPLQDKGDDAAPSVVDVGFCQDMSVHHTQAVQMAAFELSGGSDPDVKRLAYDIVTTQQNQVGRMQGWLQLWGKPLLGNGEYMAWMSDPMSGHDHGASHSMSGPVATMPGMANDQEMEKLRTSTGVAEDTLFLQLMLRHHQGGVPMIDYGMNHAVTDAVRTLANSMSASQTSEMQLISGMLTTRGATPLPMS; this is encoded by the coding sequence ATGACCGACGACGACGTCACGACCGCTGCCCCCGGCCACCCCGCCGGGCGGCAGCGGACCGCACTGCTGGTCCTCGCCGCGGTCGGGCTGCTGCTGGCGGGTTTCGCCATCGGCCTCATCGCCCGGATCCCGTTGCAGGACAAGGGTGACGACGCCGCGCCCAGCGTGGTGGACGTCGGCTTCTGCCAGGACATGTCGGTGCACCACACCCAGGCGGTGCAGATGGCCGCGTTCGAACTGTCCGGCGGTTCCGATCCGGACGTGAAGCGGCTCGCCTACGACATCGTGACCACCCAGCAGAACCAGGTGGGCCGGATGCAGGGCTGGCTGCAACTGTGGGGCAAACCGCTGCTCGGCAACGGCGAATACATGGCCTGGATGTCCGACCCGATGAGCGGGCACGACCACGGCGCCTCGCACAGCATGTCCGGTCCCGTCGCCACCATGCCCGGGATGGCGAACGATCAGGAGATGGAGAAACTGCGCACGTCGACCGGCGTCGCCGAGGACACGCTGTTCCTCCAGCTGATGCTGCGGCACCACCAGGGCGGGGTGCCGATGATCGACTACGGGATGAACCACGCCGTCACCGACGCCGTGCGCACACTGGCCAACAGCATGAGCGCCAGCCAGACCAGTGAGATGCAACTCATCTCGGGGATGCTCACCACACGCGGCGCCACTCCCCTGCCGATGAGTTGA
- a CDS encoding thioesterase family protein, with the protein MDAFYLPDPADPNRFESTELTRGPWSPDAQHAGPPSALLAHVLERCAPREGFRIGRVAVEILGPVPIAPLTAETRVLRPGRNVELLTATLSSERGPVLTAHAWRLRTAEPELDLPAESLPAGGHPGPETVTERAQFPSDQPIGFHTGIDYRFVSGSFRTAGPAVCWIRLRYPIVAGTVPSPLERALAAADSGNGVSAVLDWDRYLFINTDLTVTLHREPAGEWVCLDATTYPERTGIGLAESRLFDERGPIGRGTQTLYLAPR; encoded by the coding sequence ATGGACGCTTTCTACCTCCCGGATCCGGCGGATCCGAACAGGTTCGAATCGACCGAACTCACGCGCGGACCGTGGTCGCCGGACGCACAGCACGCCGGGCCGCCGTCGGCGCTGCTCGCACATGTGCTGGAGCGCTGTGCGCCGCGGGAGGGCTTCCGGATCGGACGCGTGGCGGTGGAGATCCTCGGTCCGGTGCCGATCGCGCCGCTGACCGCCGAGACGCGCGTGCTGCGCCCCGGCCGCAATGTCGAACTGCTCACCGCCACATTGAGTTCCGAGCGTGGACCGGTGCTCACGGCCCACGCCTGGCGCCTGCGCACGGCGGAGCCGGAACTCGATCTGCCGGCCGAATCGCTACCGGCCGGCGGGCACCCCGGACCCGAAACGGTCACCGAGCGTGCGCAATTCCCGTCCGATCAGCCGATCGGCTTCCACACCGGCATCGACTACCGCTTCGTCTCCGGCTCGTTCCGGACGGCCGGGCCCGCGGTGTGCTGGATCCGGCTGCGGTATCCGATCGTCGCGGGCACGGTGCCCAGCCCCCTGGAACGCGCGCTGGCCGCGGCCGATTCGGGCAACGGGGTCAGCGCGGTACTCGATTGGGACCGATACCTTTTCATCAACACCGATCTCACCGTCACGCTGCACCGGGAACCGGCCGGGGAATGGGTGTGCCTCGACGCGACCACCTATCCGGAGCGCACCGGAATCGGGCTGGCCGAATCGCGGCTGTTCGACGAGCGCGGGCCGATCGGCCGCGGCACCCAGACCCTGTACCTCGCCCCGCGCTGA
- a CDS encoding TetR family transcriptional regulator, translated as MSSEPISPAAESPVRRSDATRAAILEAARRRFAEDGYRKATIRAIAADAGIDPSMVMRYYGNKEGLFAAAADVDLAIPDLATVSPETLGELVIRHFLTLWETPPGDEVLQTLLRSAVTDDVVGDRVRQVFSGQVMPAVLRIGDPADAPRRAGLMVTQLLGISLCRYVLRIPPVVALTTGQLVADVAPTLQRYLTSTPV; from the coding sequence ATGAGCTCCGAACCGATCTCCCCGGCCGCCGAGTCGCCCGTGCGGCGGTCCGACGCCACCCGCGCCGCCATCCTCGAGGCGGCGCGGCGGCGGTTCGCCGAGGACGGGTACCGCAAGGCCACCATCCGGGCCATCGCCGCCGACGCCGGCATCGATCCCTCGATGGTGATGCGCTACTACGGCAACAAGGAGGGGCTGTTCGCGGCCGCCGCCGATGTCGATCTGGCCATTCCGGATCTGGCGACGGTCTCGCCGGAGACGTTGGGCGAGTTGGTGATCCGGCACTTCCTGACGCTGTGGGAGACGCCGCCGGGTGACGAGGTGCTGCAGACGCTGCTGCGGTCGGCGGTCACCGACGACGTCGTCGGCGACCGGGTCCGGCAGGTGTTCTCCGGACAGGTGATGCCCGCGGTGCTGCGGATCGGCGATCCGGCCGACGCCCCGCGCCGGGCGGGGCTCATGGTGACCCAGTTGCTCGGTATCTCGTTGTGCCGGTACGTATTGCGCATTCCGCCGGTGGTCGCGCTGACCACCGGGCAACTCGTGGCCGATGTCGCCCCGACCCTGCAGCGCTATCTGACCTCGACGCCGGTGTGA